In Pelosinus sp. UFO1, one genomic interval encodes:
- a CDS encoding 16S rRNA (uracil(1498)-N(3))-methyltransferase, giving the protein MRRFFLATPLAAEMFIHGQDAHHICRVLRLQVGDKIIVVAPDGLSGTAVIQELASEQVKLLLQEGIVEQKEAPVNVYLAQGLPKSDKMDYIVQKAVELGVKAVYPIQMEHSVVQYDPAKKLSRRERWQKLSVEAAKQCGRTIVPTVEPIQGLADLFASLPSDVAIIMLYEGRTLQGLKQALMEKPAASYLLLVGPEGGFSAKEVAQCQEQGASIVTLGPRILRTETASLAGVAMIMYEYGDLGG; this is encoded by the coding sequence GTGCGTCGCTTTTTTCTTGCTACGCCATTAGCTGCAGAAATGTTCATACATGGTCAGGATGCTCATCATATTTGTCGAGTGCTTCGCCTACAAGTTGGTGACAAGATCATAGTGGTAGCTCCTGATGGATTGTCTGGTACTGCCGTAATACAAGAACTTGCTTCTGAACAAGTAAAACTACTGCTCCAAGAAGGAATCGTAGAACAAAAGGAAGCACCTGTAAATGTTTACTTAGCTCAGGGATTGCCAAAGAGTGATAAGATGGATTACATTGTGCAAAAGGCCGTAGAGCTTGGAGTAAAAGCGGTATATCCAATACAGATGGAACACTCTGTTGTCCAGTATGATCCTGCTAAGAAACTTTCTCGCCGAGAAAGGTGGCAAAAGCTTTCCGTAGAAGCAGCAAAGCAATGTGGTCGTACCATCGTGCCGACTGTGGAGCCTATTCAGGGTTTAGCGGATCTTTTTGCCAGCCTTCCTTCCGATGTTGCTATCATTATGTTATATGAAGGAAGAACATTGCAAGGCTTAAAGCAAGCATTGATGGAGAAACCCGCTGCTTCCTACCTTTTGTTGGTTGGACCCGAAGGTGGTTTTAGTGCTAAAGAGGTTGCTCAGTGTCAAGAACAAGGTGCTTCGATTGTTACGTTAGGACCACGTATTTTGCGCACTGAGACAGCATCATTAGCGGGAGTGGCAATGATTATGTATGAGTATGGTGATTTGGGGGGTTAA
- the hrcA gene encoding heat-inducible transcriptional repressor HrcA codes for MLDKRKRSILQAIVDDYISTAEPIGSRTIARKHDLGVSPATIRNEMADLELLGYIEQLHTSSGRIPSAKGYRFYVDSLLEPTQMSDKEITLIKNWYQEKTRHVEEVFQETAKILSKITSNISLVLVPQVSQCAFKYLKFLPFDDCRAILVVVTDTGFVENKVIDIPKGLSFNDLQRIAEHINRRLSGLSFDNIEASILRDIQNDMLVDVDLFETAMGILKRALVVEKNERLYLGGTTQLLSQPEFKNIDKVKSFLDMLEEEQLLSNILQNQKNDGVIVTIGDENKYSGIQDCSMVQATYRIDGQVVGTVAVLGPTRMDYGKVMSVLEFMHNHLGEVLKKYKV; via the coding sequence ATGTTAGATAAGAGAAAACGTAGTATTCTCCAAGCGATTGTTGATGACTATATTTCCACCGCAGAGCCTATTGGTTCACGCACGATTGCTAGAAAGCATGATTTGGGTGTTAGCCCAGCAACCATTCGTAATGAAATGGCTGATCTTGAACTATTAGGTTATATTGAACAACTCCATACTTCATCAGGACGAATTCCTTCTGCTAAAGGTTATCGTTTTTATGTAGATTCTTTATTAGAGCCAACTCAGATGTCAGATAAAGAAATCACATTAATAAAAAACTGGTATCAGGAAAAAACTCGTCACGTTGAGGAAGTTTTTCAGGAAACTGCGAAAATCTTATCGAAAATTACTAGTAACATTTCGTTAGTGTTGGTGCCTCAGGTATCACAGTGTGCCTTTAAATACCTAAAGTTCCTGCCATTTGATGATTGTCGTGCTATTTTAGTAGTTGTAACTGACACAGGCTTTGTCGAGAATAAGGTAATCGATATACCCAAAGGTCTTTCTTTTAATGATTTACAACGTATTGCAGAACATATCAATCGACGTTTATCTGGTTTGTCTTTTGACAACATTGAAGCGTCTATTTTGAGAGATATCCAAAATGATATGTTAGTAGACGTGGATTTATTTGAAACTGCCATGGGGATCTTAAAAAGGGCTTTAGTGGTGGAAAAAAACGAAAGGTTGTATCTTGGTGGTACGACGCAATTGTTAAGCCAGCCCGAATTTAAGAACATCGACAAAGTAAAATCATTTCTGGATATGTTAGAAGAAGAACAACTCTTATCGAATATCTTGCAGAATCAAAAAAATGATGGTGTTATTGTTACGATTGGTGATGAAAATAAATATAGTGGCATTCAAGACTGCAGCATGGTGCAGGCTACCTATCGTATTGATGGGCAGGTAGTTGGGACTGTAGCTGTATTAGGTCCAACAAGAATGGATTATGGTAAAGTGATGTCAGTGTTGGAGTTTATGCATAACCATTTAGGTGAAGTACTGAAAAAATATAAAGTGTAA
- the hemW gene encoding radical SAM family heme chaperone HemW, whose product MKMGLYIHIPFCQQKCLYCDFPSEANLTHLYLPYVAALCQEISGKGGVLSGDVIDTIYIGGGTPTVLATDSLREILECVHNSFVIDKNAEISIEANPGTVDQNKLRALKASGVNRISFGVQTFSDKLLQSIGRIHCGQEAMQAIQVAQSTGFENINIDLMYGLPGQSLLDLEASVRQAIKLNVTHISAYGLKVEEGTPFQAMQKQGKLMLPDEEIDEEMYQYTTEFLPRNGFMRYEISNFAKVGFECRHNLKYWQYQPYVGVGAAAHSFLHKERISNISDVSQYITCLSMGKSPIKDRETPAIEVAMAEYVFLALRTVQGLSMNEFNKYFPYNFMEQYQDVLEKLTRQKLIVVEENQIYLTTIGMKYGNVVFRAFLPA is encoded by the coding sequence ATGAAAATGGGTCTATATATTCACATTCCTTTTTGTCAGCAAAAGTGTTTATACTGTGATTTTCCATCCGAGGCCAATTTGACCCATTTATATCTGCCCTATGTTGCCGCCTTATGTCAGGAAATTTCTGGCAAGGGCGGTGTTTTATCTGGGGATGTTATTGATACAATATATATTGGTGGTGGAACTCCTACCGTATTAGCAACGGATTCCTTGCGGGAGATATTAGAATGTGTACACAATTCCTTTGTTATTGATAAAAACGCTGAAATTAGTATAGAAGCGAATCCTGGTACAGTCGATCAAAACAAACTACGGGCTTTAAAGGCAAGTGGTGTGAATCGAATTAGTTTTGGTGTACAAACCTTTTCTGATAAACTACTGCAGTCAATTGGTAGAATACATTGTGGGCAAGAGGCAATGCAAGCGATACAAGTAGCACAAAGTACAGGGTTTGAAAATATTAATATTGACTTAATGTATGGATTACCAGGACAATCTCTTTTGGACTTAGAGGCTAGTGTGCGGCAAGCAATTAAGCTTAATGTTACCCATATATCGGCTTATGGATTGAAGGTAGAAGAGGGGACACCTTTTCAGGCAATGCAAAAGCAAGGAAAACTTATGCTGCCAGATGAAGAAATTGATGAGGAAATGTATCAATATACAACGGAGTTTTTGCCTAGAAATGGATTTATGAGGTATGAAATATCGAACTTTGCGAAAGTTGGCTTTGAGTGCCGTCATAATTTAAAATATTGGCAATATCAGCCTTATGTGGGGGTAGGTGCAGCTGCTCATTCTTTTTTGCACAAAGAGCGGATTTCTAATATAAGTGATGTATCTCAATATATAACATGTCTTTCAATGGGGAAATCGCCAATTAAAGACCGAGAGACACCAGCTATAGAAGTGGCTATGGCTGAATATGTATTTTTAGCTTTGCGTACAGTACAAGGTTTATCGATGAATGAGTTTAACAAATATTTTCCGTATAATTTTATGGAACAATACCAAGATGTCCTTGAAAAACTAACAAGACAAAAGTTGATTGTAGTAGAAGAAAATCAAATATATTTAACAACAATAGGTATGAAGTATGGCAACGTAGTATTTCGTGCATTTTTACCTGCGTAA
- the dnaK gene encoding molecular chaperone DnaK encodes MAKVIGIDLGTTNSCVAVMEGGEPVVIANAEGNRITPSVVGFSKTDERLVGQLAKRQAVSNPERTISSIKRHMGTDHKVKIDDKSYTPQEISAMILQKLKADAEAYLGQTITQAVITVPAYYNDSQRQATKDAGTIAGLEVLRIINEPTAAALAYGIDKGNDHTILVFDLGGGTFDVSILELGEGVFEVKATNGNNRLGGDDFDERVMKWLVAEFKKENGIDLSKDRMAEQRLREAAEKAKIELSGVLTTNINLPFITADQTGPKHLEVNLTRAKFDELTADLVESTMGPTRQAMSDAGLSPKDIEKVILVGGSTRIPAVQEAIKSFLGKEPHRGVNPDECVAVGAAIQAGVLVGEVKDVLLLDVTPLSLGIETLGGVFTKIIERNTTIPTSKSQVFSTAADNQPSVDIHVLQGEREMASYNKTLGRFELKEIPPAQRGVPRIEVSFDIDANGIVHVSAKDLGTGKEQKITITSSGGMSKDDIERMVKEAEAHAAEDKTRKEEVEVRNNADSLVYQAEKTIKDMGDKVEDKELLAKVQKAADTLKESLKGTDTEKIKADTEELTKPLYEMTSAVYNKEQEAAGQQAPETGKDEKVVDAEYKVVDEDKK; translated from the coding sequence ATGGCAAAAGTAATTGGTATAGATCTTGGTACAACAAATTCATGTGTAGCAGTAATGGAAGGTGGAGAACCTGTTGTTATTGCAAATGCTGAAGGAAATAGAATTACCCCTTCTGTAGTGGGTTTTTCAAAGACAGATGAACGTTTAGTTGGTCAATTAGCAAAACGTCAAGCTGTATCTAATCCAGAACGCACAATCAGCTCGATTAAAAGACATATGGGGACTGACCATAAAGTAAAAATTGATGATAAATCATATACCCCACAAGAAATTTCCGCGATGATTTTACAAAAATTAAAGGCTGATGCAGAAGCTTATTTAGGTCAAACGATAACACAAGCTGTTATTACCGTACCTGCCTACTATAATGACAGTCAACGTCAAGCAACAAAAGATGCTGGAACGATTGCTGGTTTAGAAGTGTTACGTATTATTAATGAACCAACAGCCGCAGCGTTAGCCTACGGTATTGATAAAGGAAACGACCATACTATACTTGTTTTTGACTTGGGTGGTGGTACGTTTGACGTATCTATCTTAGAACTTGGTGAAGGTGTATTCGAAGTAAAAGCTACAAATGGTAATAACCGTTTAGGTGGGGATGACTTTGATGAACGCGTTATGAAATGGTTAGTTGCTGAGTTCAAAAAGGAAAATGGTATTGATTTATCAAAAGACCGTATGGCAGAACAACGTCTGCGTGAAGCTGCTGAAAAAGCCAAAATTGAACTTTCTGGTGTGTTAACAACGAATATTAATTTACCATTTATTACAGCAGACCAAACTGGCCCTAAACATTTAGAAGTAAACTTAACAAGAGCTAAATTTGATGAGTTAACTGCTGATCTAGTAGAATCAACTATGGGGCCAACTCGTCAAGCTATGAGTGATGCTGGATTGTCTCCTAAAGATATTGAAAAAGTAATTTTGGTGGGTGGTTCTACTCGTATTCCTGCAGTACAAGAAGCAATTAAAAGCTTCTTAGGTAAAGAGCCTCATCGTGGTGTAAATCCTGATGAGTGTGTAGCTGTAGGTGCTGCAATTCAAGCAGGTGTATTAGTAGGTGAAGTAAAAGATGTATTATTACTTGACGTTACTCCATTGTCCTTAGGGATTGAAACGCTAGGTGGCGTATTCACTAAAATAATTGAGCGTAACACTACGATTCCTACATCAAAGAGCCAAGTATTCTCTACTGCCGCTGATAACCAACCATCTGTAGATATTCATGTTCTACAAGGGGAAAGAGAAATGGCGTCCTATAATAAAACGTTAGGTCGTTTTGAACTAAAAGAAATTCCACCAGCACAACGTGGTGTACCACGCATCGAAGTTTCTTTTGATATTGATGCCAATGGTATTGTACATGTATCTGCCAAGGATTTGGGGACTGGCAAAGAACAAAAAATTACCATTACCTCTTCAGGTGGTATGAGCAAAGATGATATTGAACGCATGGTAAAAGAAGCAGAGGCGCACGCAGCAGAAGATAAAACTCGTAAGGAAGAAGTAGAAGTTCGCAATAATGCTGATTCTTTAGTTTATCAGGCTGAAAAAACCATTAAAGATATGGGCGATAAAGTAGAAGATAAAGAATTGCTAGCAAAAGTACAAAAGGCAGCGGATACATTGAAAGAAAGCCTTAAAGGTACGGATACAGAAAAAATTAAAGCAGATACAGAAGAATTAACAAAACCATTATATGAAATGACCTCTGCCGTTTATAATAAGGAACAAGAAGCTGCAGGGCAACAAGCACCTGAGACCGGCAAGGATGAAAAAGTAGTGGACGCTGAGTACAAAGTTGTTGATGAAGACAAGAAATAG
- the dnaJ gene encoding molecular chaperone DnaJ, translating into MSKRDYYEVLGVSKGASDDEIKKGFRKMARKYHPDVNRDNTKEAEEQFKEVNEAYEVLSNSERRAQYDQFGHAAFEGGAGGGGGGFGGFGGGGGFNDIFDMFFGGQSGFGGRQPGPEKGSDLRYDMEITFEQAAFGVETEIQIPRTEDCKNCSGSGAAPGTHAETCGQCKGTGQIQVAQNTPFGRMINTRVCDRCHGEGKIVQTPCKECHGQGKTRVKRKIKVKIPAGVDNGSRLRVSHEGEAGLRGGPPGDLYVYIFVKSHKLFTREGSEVICEVPISFVQATLGDEIEVPTLDGKVKLKITEGTQSGTIFRLREKGIPHLRGNGRGDQHVRVKVVTPQKLNEKQRELLQEFGKASGENINPEQKNFFKKVKDVFGV; encoded by the coding sequence GTGAGTAAACGCGACTACTATGAAGTATTAGGCGTAAGTAAAGGTGCGTCTGATGATGAAATAAAAAAGGGTTTTCGTAAGATGGCCCGTAAGTACCATCCTGACGTAAATCGTGATAATACTAAAGAAGCGGAAGAACAATTTAAAGAAGTAAATGAAGCATATGAAGTTTTATCAAATAGTGAGCGTCGGGCGCAATATGATCAATTTGGTCACGCTGCTTTTGAAGGCGGTGCCGGTGGTGGTGGTGGCGGCTTTGGTGGCTTTGGCGGCGGCGGTGGATTTAACGATATTTTTGACATGTTTTTTGGTGGACAGTCTGGTTTTGGTGGACGTCAACCAGGGCCTGAAAAAGGATCTGACCTTAGGTATGACATGGAAATTACTTTTGAACAAGCTGCTTTTGGGGTAGAAACAGAAATACAGATTCCAAGAACAGAAGATTGTAAAAATTGTAGCGGGTCAGGTGCTGCACCTGGAACTCATGCTGAAACTTGTGGTCAGTGTAAAGGCACCGGTCAAATTCAAGTGGCCCAAAACACACCTTTTGGCCGTATGATAAATACTAGGGTGTGTGACCGTTGTCATGGAGAAGGTAAAATTGTTCAAACGCCATGTAAAGAGTGTCATGGACAAGGTAAAACTCGTGTAAAACGCAAAATTAAAGTCAAAATTCCAGCTGGTGTAGATAATGGTTCAAGACTTAGAGTTAGTCATGAAGGGGAAGCTGGACTACGTGGAGGGCCTCCTGGTGACTTGTATGTTTATATTTTTGTAAAATCTCACAAACTGTTTACACGGGAAGGTAGTGAAGTGATCTGCGAAGTTCCGATCAGCTTCGTTCAGGCTACATTAGGGGATGAAATTGAAGTTCCAACACTGGATGGCAAAGTGAAACTGAAAATTACCGAAGGAACTCAATCAGGCACTATTTTCCGCTTACGAGAAAAAGGGATTCCTCATTTAAGAGGAAATGGTCGTGGTGATCAGCATGTCAGGGTCAAAGTAGTCACACCACAAAAATTAAATGAAAAACAACGAGAACTTTTACAAGAATTTGGGAAAGCTAGTGGTGAGAATATTAATCCTGAGCAAAAGAATTTTTTCAAAAAAGTGAAGGATGTATTTGGGGTATAA
- the prmA gene encoding 50S ribosomal protein L11 methyltransferase gives MKWAEISIQTTHEAAETVANIFHELGSSGVVIEDPELVNSYLTSGVWDYSDIEQESNTEVVTVKAYLPVDDQLDEKLRNFEEEFQQISSRGMDKGIGDMQCREVQEEDWASSWKEFFHPIKVGQYIVIKPSWEEYKAASDDLVIELDPGMAFGTGTHQTTAMCCRALEEVVKPGCLVFDVGTGSGILSIAAAKLGAASVQAVDLDSVAVRVAAENVAINQVEHVVKVAQGDLLTGVTGKADIVIANIIADVVIKLIADIPARLKENGIFIASGIISERLSDVAAVMLEHNLLVDKVIEEGGWVAVIARKGGC, from the coding sequence ATGAAATGGGCTGAAATAAGTATTCAGACTACACACGAGGCTGCCGAAACGGTGGCCAATATTTTTCATGAATTAGGTTCAAGTGGTGTGGTCATTGAAGATCCTGAACTTGTGAATTCATACCTAACATCAGGTGTATGGGATTATTCTGATATTGAGCAAGAAAGTAATACAGAAGTTGTAACCGTTAAAGCGTATTTGCCTGTTGATGACCAATTAGATGAAAAGTTGCGTAATTTTGAAGAGGAATTTCAGCAGATTTCCTCTCGTGGTATGGATAAAGGAATAGGGGACATGCAGTGCCGTGAAGTACAGGAAGAAGACTGGGCATCCTCATGGAAAGAGTTCTTTCATCCTATAAAAGTGGGTCAATATATTGTAATAAAACCATCTTGGGAAGAGTATAAAGCCGCCTCTGATGATCTAGTGATCGAATTGGACCCAGGTATGGCTTTTGGTACAGGTACTCATCAGACGACTGCAATGTGCTGTCGTGCCTTAGAAGAAGTTGTTAAACCTGGGTGTCTTGTTTTTGATGTGGGGACAGGTTCAGGTATTTTATCCATAGCCGCGGCTAAGTTAGGTGCTGCTAGTGTGCAAGCCGTGGATTTAGACAGTGTTGCCGTTAGAGTAGCTGCAGAAAATGTTGCAATTAATCAAGTCGAACATGTTGTAAAAGTAGCCCAAGGAGACTTGTTGACAGGCGTCACCGGTAAAGCTGATATTGTAATTGCCAATATTATTGCAGATGTAGTTATCAAATTAATTGCTGATATTCCAGCACGTTTAAAAGAAAATGGTATTTTTATTGCCAGCGGTATTATTAGTGAGCGATTAAGTGATGTTGCTGCTGTCATGTTAGAGCATAATTTACTCGTTGATAAAGTGATTGAAGAAGGTGGCTGGGTGGCGGTCATAGCCCGTAAGGGAGGCTGTTAA
- a CDS encoding TCP-1/cpn60 chaperonin family protein, translating to MKLNKAGNGSEADERLAALMTNANAIRVVTAAVEGTIGPKGLDTMLLGSFGEVIITNDGVTILEKMDVDHPAAKMLINIARAQQAEVGDGTTTATIMAGGLVGEGVNQVVRGVPIARVIEGIKYGIALALEGIKQRAHQIHDLHDPVLLNIAMIAGREYKDIAELVIRAAGLIGIEKLCENNFKLADIILSQEGAENEVFMGVIIDKKRMTTEMPLEVSQAKVLVIDDALEPEEIGDEALRTESGFKRYLELQNEFKNNIHKIVELGVKVVLVDRGVHDIAEEILTDSGVLVIQRVAAEELRRAAEHVGARMIKRTGLKKECTDIAGYLGVAARVYEDEKLKHIRILGGAGKPMATILVGAATEEVVGERQRIAKDAASSVQAAIKGGYVPGGGSIEVAISREINASREAVKGMAAYGVDCVTQALRRPLAQIVENAGYNPLEKVEEVIAAHAKQKKDSLGIDCDTGEIINMLDIGVVDPATVKLHAVKAAGEVAVAILRIDTIIKKKEENSSKTANLGGKN from the coding sequence ATGAAGCTAAATAAAGCTGGCAATGGTTCTGAAGCGGATGAACGGCTGGCAGCACTTATGACAAATGCCAATGCGATTCGTGTTGTAACGGCAGCTGTTGAGGGAACAATTGGCCCTAAGGGGCTCGATACTATGCTGCTTGGTTCTTTTGGTGAAGTGATTATTACAAATGATGGTGTTACCATTCTAGAAAAAATGGATGTAGATCATCCTGCCGCTAAGATGCTGATTAATATAGCTAGAGCCCAGCAAGCTGAAGTAGGAGATGGTACAACGACGGCTACGATTATGGCTGGTGGCTTGGTGGGAGAAGGGGTAAACCAAGTAGTAAGAGGTGTACCTATTGCCCGAGTTATTGAAGGTATTAAGTACGGTATTGCTCTAGCATTAGAAGGAATAAAACAACGGGCCCATCAAATTCATGACTTACATGATCCTGTGTTACTTAATATTGCCATGATTGCTGGGCGTGAATATAAAGATATTGCTGAACTAGTGATTCGAGCTGCAGGCCTTATAGGAATTGAAAAATTATGCGAAAATAATTTTAAATTAGCAGACATTATCCTATCTCAAGAAGGTGCTGAGAACGAAGTATTCATGGGTGTTATTATTGATAAGAAACGAATGACTACAGAGATGCCCCTAGAAGTAAGTCAGGCAAAAGTGTTAGTTATTGATGATGCTTTAGAACCTGAAGAAATAGGGGATGAAGCCCTGCGTACCGAATCTGGTTTTAAACGTTATCTTGAGCTGCAAAATGAATTTAAAAATAATATACATAAAATTGTGGAGCTTGGCGTTAAGGTCGTTTTGGTAGACAGAGGTGTTCATGATATTGCTGAGGAAATACTTACAGATTCTGGCGTTTTGGTGATTCAGCGAGTGGCTGCGGAGGAATTACGACGTGCCGCTGAACATGTAGGGGCCCGAATGATAAAACGCACAGGTCTTAAAAAAGAGTGTACCGATATCGCTGGTTATTTAGGCGTAGCAGCAAGGGTATATGAGGATGAAAAGTTAAAACATATTCGTATTTTAGGTGGCGCTGGTAAGCCAATGGCGACAATTTTGGTAGGTGCTGCAACAGAAGAAGTTGTAGGAGAGAGACAACGTATTGCCAAAGATGCAGCTTCTAGTGTGCAAGCTGCCATTAAAGGTGGTTATGTTCCTGGTGGTGGCTCCATTGAGGTTGCCATTAGCCGTGAGATCAATGCCTCACGGGAGGCAGTAAAAGGTATGGCGGCATATGGCGTTGATTGTGTCACCCAAGCTTTACGTAGGCCCTTAGCACAAATCGTAGAAAATGCTGGTTACAACCCGCTAGAAAAAGTAGAAGAGGTTATTGCCGCCCATGCAAAGCAGAAAAAAGACTCCTTGGGTATAGATTGTGATACTGGGGAAATCATTAATATGCTGGACATTGGAGTCGTGGATCCAGCAACTGTGAAACTACATGCAGTTAAAGCAGCTGGTGAAGTGGCAGTAGCTATTTTGCGTATAGATACGATTATTAAGAAAAAAGAAGAGAACAGCAGCAAAACAGCTAATCTTGGTGGCAAAAATTAA
- the lepA gene encoding translation elongation factor 4: protein MKTNNIRNFSIIAHIDHGKSTLADRLIEYTGTLSSRQMEAQVLDNMDLERERGITIKAQSVRLEYTAKDGETYMLNLIDTPGHVDFTYEVSRSLAACEGALLIVDAAQGIEAQTLANVYLALDNDLEIITVINKIDLPSADPERVKQEVEDVIGLDTSEAVLTSAKSGIGIEEVLEAIVKKIPPPTGTVEEPLCALIFDSHFDAYKGVIAYVRVINGTIRPGMKMKMMATNKIVEVTEVGVFRPAMTNVSELAPGHVGFVAGSIKNVKDVRVGDTITDAERPVAEALPGYRKVTPMVYCGLYPVDSSEYDLLRDALEKLKLNDASLVFEPETSSALGFGFRCGFLGLLHMEVIQERLEREYSITLITTAPSVIYKVFKTDGEIFEIENPSKLPTPQEIEHIEEPYVKAMVIVPNDYVGVVMELSQEKRGEFKDMKYLDTTRVMLTYHLPLSEIIYDYFDRLKSATRGYASLDYELIGYRQSLLVKLDILLNSEPVDALSIIVHRDKATYRGRILVEKLRGIIPRQMFEIPIQAAIGNKVIARETVRAMRKDVLAKCYGGDISRKRKLLEKQKEGKKRMKQVGSVEVPQEAFMAILKID, encoded by the coding sequence ATGAAGACGAATAATATCCGCAATTTCTCGATAATTGCTCATATAGATCATGGAAAATCTACTCTAGCCGATCGGTTGATTGAGTATACAGGCACTCTTTCTTCCCGGCAAATGGAAGCCCAGGTTTTGGATAATATGGATCTTGAACGTGAACGTGGTATTACCATTAAAGCACAGTCTGTAAGGTTAGAATATACGGCAAAAGATGGTGAGACTTACATGTTAAATCTCATCGACACACCAGGACACGTTGACTTCACTTATGAGGTGTCACGCAGTTTGGCAGCTTGTGAAGGAGCGCTATTGATTGTAGATGCTGCCCAGGGTATTGAGGCACAAACCTTGGCCAATGTGTATTTAGCATTAGATAATGATTTAGAAATCATTACAGTTATTAATAAAATTGATTTACCAAGCGCTGATCCAGAGAGAGTGAAACAGGAAGTCGAAGATGTAATTGGTCTCGATACTTCTGAAGCTGTGTTAACAAGTGCGAAATCGGGTATTGGTATTGAAGAAGTACTAGAGGCAATTGTGAAGAAGATTCCACCACCTACTGGCACGGTGGAAGAGCCATTATGTGCACTCATTTTTGATTCCCATTTTGATGCTTATAAAGGGGTCATCGCCTATGTAAGGGTTATAAACGGCACAATTAGACCTGGTATGAAAATGAAAATGATGGCTACCAATAAGATAGTCGAAGTGACTGAGGTAGGCGTTTTTAGACCAGCTATGACCAATGTCAGTGAACTGGCTCCAGGTCATGTTGGTTTTGTGGCAGGTAGTATTAAAAATGTAAAGGATGTTCGAGTTGGTGACACAATCACTGATGCTGAGCGTCCTGTTGCTGAGGCTTTACCAGGTTACCGTAAGGTTACTCCTATGGTCTATTGTGGTTTGTATCCAGTAGATAGTTCTGAATATGATCTGCTTCGCGATGCTTTGGAAAAATTAAAGCTGAATGACGCATCACTGGTATTTGAACCTGAGACTTCTAGCGCTTTAGGGTTTGGTTTCCGTTGCGGATTCTTAGGACTTTTACATATGGAAGTCATACAGGAACGCTTGGAGAGGGAATATAGTATTACCCTGATTACGACAGCACCTAGTGTTATCTACAAAGTGTTCAAGACAGATGGGGAAATTTTCGAAATTGAAAACCCTTCCAAATTACCAACTCCTCAAGAAATTGAACATATTGAAGAACCTTATGTTAAAGCTATGGTGATTGTCCCGAATGACTATGTAGGTGTAGTTATGGAGTTGTCCCAAGAAAAACGTGGCGAATTCAAGGATATGAAATATCTAGATACGACTAGGGTCATGCTCACCTATCATTTACCTTTGAGTGAGATTATTTATGATTATTTTGATCGTTTAAAATCAGCTACTCGCGGGTATGCCTCTTTAGACTATGAATTAATTGGTTATCGGCAATCCCTACTTGTCAAACTTGATATCTTGCTCAATAGTGAACCTGTTGATGCATTGTCCATCATTGTACACCGAGATAAGGCAACCTATCGAGGACGTATATTGGTAGAAAAATTAAGAGGAATTATTCCCAGACAAATGTTTGAAATTCCAATTCAAGCAGCTATTGGCAATAAGGTAATTGCGCGGGAAACTGTAAGAGCAATGCGTAAGGATGTATTGGCAAAATGTTATGGTGGCGATATTAGCCGTAAACGAAAATTATTGGAAAAACAAAAAGAAGGTAAAAAGCGCATGAAACAGGTAGGTAGTGTGGAAGTGCCGCAAGAAGCCTTTATGGCCATATTAAAGATTGATTAA
- the grpE gene encoding nucleotide exchange factor GrpE: protein MIYLSETKEKLEQEIEDNATTSEPTVEVIEEADGTSLEAELLGKDRLLEEANDRYKRLQADFDNFRRRTRQEKEELSNIVAQNVILELLPVLDNFERALGSVATQDADKMLSGVEMIYRQLAQVLEKSGLTTVEAVGKGFDPQQHEAVMRVEDAEQPDGTIVEELQKGYAVRGKVIRPSMVKVVSN, encoded by the coding sequence GTGATATATTTGAGTGAAACAAAAGAAAAGTTAGAACAGGAAATTGAAGATAACGCTACAACATCGGAACCGACGGTAGAAGTGATAGAAGAAGCCGATGGCACTTCATTAGAGGCAGAACTTCTTGGTAAAGATCGCCTTTTAGAAGAAGCCAATGATCGTTATAAGCGATTACAGGCTGATTTTGATAATTTTCGGCGACGGACTCGTCAAGAAAAGGAAGAGTTATCAAATATTGTGGCGCAGAATGTTATCTTAGAGTTGTTGCCAGTGCTTGATAACTTTGAACGTGCCTTAGGCAGTGTTGCTACTCAGGATGCGGATAAGATGCTTTCTGGAGTAGAGATGATTTATCGTCAATTGGCACAAGTCTTAGAAAAAAGTGGCTTGACAACAGTAGAGGCAGTTGGTAAGGGTTTTGATCCTCAGCAGCATGAAGCTGTTATGAGAGTAGAGGATGCTGAACAACCAGATGGTACTATTGTCGAAGAATTGCAAAAGGGCTACGCTGTACGAGGTAAAGTAATAAGACCTAGTATGGTAAAAGTAGTAAGTAATTAG